ACAACAATGACGCATATGACGGCAAAGTGGATGGAATTGATGACAAAGATGGTAACAATGAAGGTGACAACAATAATGAGAGCAAACATCAAAAGCTCCTGAATGTTATTTGTGGCCTCGGTGGAAAGAAGAGGCTGACATTAACTGAGCGGTCAGAGGCCAATCCACAGGTGTCGGAGTTCGGTGTCAGTACTGAAGGGACAAGGGAGAAGCTGGAACTCACAGAGTTGTTGGCACCCATCAAGATTTCCTCCTCACTGGGCACTGTgaagaaacaactgaaaaatgtcaaaaacaaGAACACTGTGGAATTACCCCTtagcaaagaaaagaatgaaCAGAGTCTCAGGGAAGCTGCCTACAACAAAATTTCCCAAGACATGAACAAGTGGGACCCAATAGTCATGAAGAACCGAAGAGCAGCACAGCTAGTCTTTCCTCTGGAGCAGGAGCAAGTTCTAGATGTCCCTATTGAGGAGGTGCTTGAGGGCTGGAAGGTATCAACTCCtctggaaaacaaaatttttagcCTCCTCCATAAGAACAAGCGGCCTGTGACCAGTGCTTTCTTGACATCAGAGGAAAAGGCTTCCTTGAAAGCCATGAGTCTGGAGGAAGCCAAGCAGCGCCGAGCAGAACTCCAGAAAGCCCGGGCCCTGCAATCCTACTTTGAGGCCAAGGCTCGAAGAGAGAAGAAAGTCAAAAGCAAAAGGTTTCACAAAatgttgaagaaaaagaaaaccaaagaggTTCTGAAGCAGTTTGAACAATTGCACAAGATCAGTCCCACTGTAGCCTTGGAAAAgctgaaaaaatttgaaaatgccAGAATACAGGAACGAATGACCCTTAAGCACCAGAACAGTGGCAAATGGGCCAAGTCTAAGGCTATTATGGCCAAATACGACCTGGGGACCCGTAAGGCAATTCAGGAGCAGTTGATCAAGAACTGGGAACTAACCCAGAAACTGAAGGTGCCTTCTGACAGTGAGcacaatgaagatgatgatgaggaAGATGCTGGGCTCGTCCCTGCCATTGTGAATGAAGTACAGCTGAGCATTGACGGACCGAACCCCTGGATGCAGAAGCAGCATTTGAATGACACCAAGAACTCTCCCACCCAGAAGAAGCCTGCTGCCAATGAAGTGGCTGAGTCTGAGGAGGAAGAGGCCACAGCAGAGGGCAAGCTGCTGCTGCAAGAAGCAGAAGAGAGGGTGTTTTGGAAAAAGGTTGAACAGGAGTCACAGAAGCAGAAACACACGACGACCATGACAACAGCACCTACGAAGATGGAGAAAGATGAGGAGGTGTTAGTTCAACTGAGGGACCTCTCTAAGCAGCTAAACCAGAAGGTCAAGAAAAAAAGTCGAAATGGAATACATCCTGTGAGCCCACCTTCAGCTACCCACAGTAAGCCAAGTATCCAGAGAGAAGAGCAGGCCTTGCTAAATGATAGGCCAGCCAGGACATTGGAGGAGGACCTGGAGGTTTTGGACACAGAAGTTGGCCAAGAACAGGAACTCCTGAAGCCAGTAATGGAAAGGCAGCATTGGACTCACTCTAACCAAAAGAGTCCTCAGAAGATGAATGAGGTGCCCATAACTGGCCTTCACACCATCATCAGTATGAAAGCCCACATTGCGAACTCCTTTTTATCAATCCCTACCTTTGTAGAACAGGAGGACTGTGATGAGGACAAAACCCAAAAGCAGCTCATAAAGGAGGCCTTTGCTGGGGACGATGTCATCACTGACTTCCAGAGGGAGAAACGAGAAGCTGAGAAAGCAAGTGAACCAAAAGATATTGACCTGAGCCTGCCAGGCTGGGGACAGTGGGGTGGTCCTGGCCTAGTGATCAATGCCAGGAAGAGACGCCGGTTTCTCATCAAAGCCCCTAAAGCTTCTCCAAGAAAAGACAAGTATTTGCCAAATGTGGTCATCACTGAGAAGCGGAATGTCCATGCAGCAGCCCACCAGGTTAATGTGCTTCCATTCCCATTCACCCACCTGAATGAATTTGAGCAGACCATTAAGACACCAGTGGGAACCACATGGAACACACAGAGGGCCTTTCAGAAGCTAACTGCACCCCAAGTGGTGACCAAGCTGGGCCATATCATTGAGCCTATTAAGGAGAATGATGTCGAGTTCTCTCCTTCCCACTTTGATCTTCCAAATCTGTAGAAAAAAGGACATCAGTACCTTAACCATTTGAGGAGAGAGCTAAAGAAAGATGTTTAAATCCTACTTCTCAACCCAAGCCCAGGAGAACTTGGTACTTATTCCCTGGGACTTCAGAAATAGTACCTTGGATGGTAACAATAGCTCcttctgaaaataaaacaaactttgcAACTTACTGGAGCTCAGTGTGTCATATCATTCTCCAGTCAATTCCCTTCTCCCTTTACCATTGGACAGATCTGCTGAAGGAACTCCTGCTCTCTACTGGGAGCTCATTAGATGGCTGAATAGGGACCAAGTGgggcaagaaaaatcaagagTGCAAAGCAGATTTAATAATATCTTCCATCCATCTGGACAGCATTGAACTGTTGACAGCATTTTTATAGCCATTCTCAGACTCACTAGAAGTAAAAGTACCCCAAAGTCTAGACAGCTTATTCATGCCACTGGCTAACTTTGGGCAATTTCCTTCCCCTCTGTGAATTTCATGCACTGCATTGGAAAATGAAGGGAGCCAGTTGGATTAGGGGTTCCTAACTTGGGGTCTGTATGAATGTGGTGGGAAATGCATTTCAATATTACTGTTTCCCTGTGTGCATCTggaaacattctgagaagggatctacAGGTTTTATCGGAATGCTAATGGGGCTCATGACACCCCAAAAGCCAACCCTGGCCAGTAGCTGATCCCTAAGGACTCTGAGCACTAATGTTCTAGGAATTGGAAACAGACCCAGGGGAAGGTAATCTTCCCTAAGTGGCACAGCCAGGACTAAACCTCAACCCCAGACTTGACACTGATTCCTCCCATTTCCACTTAAGTTCTCCTTGTGCTGGTTTTAGAGGAACTCCAGGTTCATCTACACTCTTGGAGTTGCGTTAAGTGGATGCCTTCAAAGGCTGAGGCTAGTCTTAGAACTTTGTGATACTGGAGCAATTCTCTCCAGATCTTCCAAAAGGAAACAGAACTCTCTTCAGATCCCTTTCCTTGCCCATAGGAGGAAcactttgaattttatattttctgcccCTGGGGCATTACAGAGAGTGGGGAGTCACCCACCCTCAATGAGGAAGCTCTGCTCGCTTCTGTACTTGGGTTTGGGATCGGCAATTATGTTGAAGACCAGAGCTTCTGAAAAATTGGGCAGACTTGTGTCTTACTACAAGTTCTTTTATGAATGGCCACTGAGGGATGGCCATGAAGGGTCAACACAGGCCTTTTACTATGTCTCCTGCAAATGAAGAGAATCCTTCACACTAGAGGAGCCCTCATTTACAAGTAAGGGAGGTGGGGACAGTTCCTATATTGCACAATGTTTCACAGTGTCTGTTAGGTGAAACCTGTTTCTGGTGCCAACTTCAGATAGCAAAACCTTCCTTGTCTCCAGAGGATGTGGGACAGATTATCACTACATTTAGTCTCCTCCAAAAGGCTCTTCCTAATAAGTGTATCTACCTCCCCTCCAGCAACCCTAATTAAGTACTTATGCACTGTGCTCAGCACAGGGAATCCATGGAAGGAAGGACAAAGAGCAAAATTCAGCTCCAAACTTTGTAGTCAGCTTGGTTTCTGCCACTTCAACTCCACCTCTGATTCCTTCCACCAATCTGGCCTCCTCCCCAAAAAAGAGACTACTCCTAAATTAGTCTAGTGGATGTTGatgtcaaaatttttatttgatccatATGTGTGATTCTGTCAGTATGAGGGACTCAAGAGTGTAAGAACCTACTTCTTTGATGCTGATTACAGCTTTTCTACAAATTGTGGTTTGAAGGTTGCTTAGGTCACTGAAGTAGATGAGGACACAATGTTATCAAAGCCAGGACTTTACCccacatcttcctgattttaaggccCTCCTTCTGTCAGGATTGCTGCAtctccatttatctttttatggCTTCACGGTTTGTTCCAAGTGTTGTGTGATGCTGGCCTCATTTGTCCAGTGGCAAGGAAACTGGATATGAAGTCGGGATCTCACATTCAAATTACATTTCTggtatttactacttgtgtgatcctggacaagtcactttccaAATACAGATCTTAGTTTTCCGATTTGTATAATGAAGGCATTGGGATAAATGATCTTttaaggtggaaaaaaaaaaaaaaaaggaaaagtgactaTGGGCAAGCCACGTTAGTTTTCTGAGActtaattttgtcatctataaaatggggaagataacatgtGTACTACTTACaacacagagttgttgtgagcatcaaatatGACAATAgctgtaaagtactttataaaccataaattgatgtataaaaatggtaTGATAATAGTTATAACATAATTAGGATGCCatttagaaattatgaaaattctTAAAACCCCAATTCTTGTTACATTTTAGAtgtaattactttttttaaatttttattaaagctttttatttacaaaacatgcatgggtaatttttcaacattaacccttgcaaaactttctggtccaaatttttccctccttcccacctcctcccctagatggcaggtagtccaatacatgttaaatatattaaaatatttgttaaatccaatatatgcatacatatttatacagttatcttgctgcacagaaaactcagatctagaaagaaaaaaaattgagatggaaaacaaaatgcaagcaaacatcaatacaaagtatgaaaatactatgttgtgttccatactcagttcccGCAGGCCTCTTTCTGGAtatatggctttctttatcactaaacaattggaactggtttgaatcatctcattgttgaagagattccccgttcatcagaattgatcattgtatagtcttgtcatgtataatgatcttctggttctgctcatttcacttagtatccgttcatgtaagtctctccaagcctctctgaaatcatcctgttggtcgtttcttgcagaataataatattccataactttcatataccataatttattcagccattctccaattgatgggcctccattcagtttccagtttctagccactacaaaaagggctgccacaaacatttttgtacatgtggatctgtttccctccttttaagatctctttgggatgtgaTTAATTTTTATGTATCCCAGTTTTCAtgtccataaaaaagaaaattaaacttacttaaaaatgtcatttctttcAGTAATCATCACCTTGAAAATATTCTCTCACTTTGGAactcaactttttttaaaaagaatgttaagtttatttttaaaataagtaatactCTCTTTTAAGCTATGGAAATGGgtttgtaaaataaattatatttaaaccattttcattattttggttaAGAAACAAACTGTTGGTGTTCTGTCCAGAGAAGGAGAGATATTTGTTTACAAAAGACATTTTTTGTCCTTTCATTGCTTTACATAAAGCTTATTGTGTTGAAAATAGAATCAATTGGTAGTTCATTTCTAGACCTTCCTGATACTTAGGCCATCTTATCAGTTTGTTTTATAGTTGGAACAGATTATCTGTTTCGTCATAGATAATTATGCCTATGCTTTTTTCTGtgaacttgaaattttttttttaaatctagagaATTTTCTCATTGTCTGAACTTATTCCATCATTTCAAGGATATGTTATTTTGTTAGTGTAGATAGGCCCTCCACCAATGTAGATCACAGCTCTTCTCTGACGTGGTACCTgtagaagtagaaggagaaaaagaaagtttttccAGCTTCCTATACTTGTCTTCGTACCATTTTTGATAAAAAGCTAAATTTGTTTTAAAGCTAAGTAACTGGATATTACGAGATAAAGAAAATTTAGAGGTCATATATGTATGTCTAAGAGACAAATAGTGGAAAAAGTTGAGAAGAGAAATGGAGACCAAAAGAGAGAagtgaagaggaaggaaagagaaagagatgtgTATGACTAGGGGCTATGGAGTATTTTACCTCATTCCATCAGAAAGGATTAGAGAATACCCAAGAATAAGGAGAAAAGCCACTGCTGAACATCAAACTATTAtgaattatgtgagaaaaatacatgatatagtagaaaaaacACTGGATTGGGTATCAATCGTGTATATCATGTGTTGGAGATCAATTGATACCCAATTCTGTCCTTTAGCTCCTCAGAGcctcagtatttttatttgtaaagtagGGAATAAAATGCCTATCTTTACGTATTTCACaagattccctccctccctcctctcaattcctcccttcttccctccctccctttctcaattcctcccttcctccctccctccctcccttcctcccttccttccttccttccttccttccttccttccttccttccttccttccttccttccttccttccttccttccttccttccttccttccttccttccttccttccttccttccttccttccttccttccttccttccttccttccttccttccttccttccttccttccttccttccctccctccctccctccctccctccctccctccctccctccctccctctctttttctctctctccctctttctttctttcctctcaaagACCCCAGTGTTTTATAAACAGTATTCTCTACATCCCTTTCTCTAacatttaatttcctttcaaaATTACATGACTGCTAGTCACTTATTTTCAGCTATAACCTAGGGATATTTCAAAACTTTTAATTTCTAGTTATTATTCAGTGAAGAAAAAGAACAGCTTTATACCTTTTCTGAAATTGTAATACATTATTCCTGGGTTCTTTTTCCATAATGTTTGGTGTTTCAAGTATTGAAGCATATTGATTTAAGGAAGACACCTTCCTTGGAGTTTGGGATGATGATTATCTTTGCATATCTTCCTTATGGGCTTGCAGAAGGCATCTCCCTCTCAGGTAGGTtttagaatgaatgaaaattaaatgataagAATGTGCTGGTCCCTTGTCAGTACGATATGAGCTCTGAATTGACTTTCTAGGGGGTGGTGGAATAGAATTATCATACTTTTAATCAAATGCTGATTATATAATGCTCTTTTAGAGTTTGGAGCATAGTTGGGAACTTTGTACAAGGCTAATAAAAGATTTCAACCTGAGACCTAGAACTACTTAGCtatcaaaatagaaaagagatattAGGGATCATCTAAGGTTGTGAGTTGAGGCTCAAAGAGGTTAATTAACTTGCTCATGATCATGCAATCAATTAGGAAACATTAAGCTTTTACTATGTCTAAATAGCAGTTTACTAAGTGATACAAAAACAAGTGAGCTCCTATCATCATTGACAGGCTTAGTAATGTGAGAAAACTCATTTGAAATTCTGTAATGAGAGAAAACCCAGAATTTGATCTCCTAGCTAACTAGtctaaataattttaagaattttaacaGTTTCAACCTGGGAATGTAATTTCTGTAAATCTCTAtctatattattctttttatctgTCATTTTGCCCTACTCAGTAATATTGTTGACAGGTAcaacaaaatacaattttatcTATTTAGGGCCTTCTTTGATGAGAACCTAGGGAAGATAGGTTTTCTGCCTTCATGGAACACATAAAACAAATATGACTTTATATGTACATTAGAGAGTATCAAACATAGTGCTatatattttggggtttttttggtcattttgtgGGACAATTTAATATTATGGAAAAAGTACTAACTAGGCTTAGGGTTTAGAATATTTGGGCCTAAGTTCTGCTTGGACATCTACCAACTCTGTGCAATAGACAATTTGCTTAGTATTTCTAGAGTTTAACTTCCTCATCTATCTTACAGGATTGTAAAGAAAGGACATAAAAATATTAGGTGTCAGtgttacatgtatatgtataagggATATTTTATTACAATTGCCAGACATTTGAGATTTTTATTCTGCTCCATGATGATCATGGGCCCCATTTAGATAATAATGAACAAATTGCTCTCTTTCAACAGTTCTCAACAACAATTAATCAGAAAATGTCTACTATGGTCAGAGTACTGTGAAGCTTATTGTCTAATGACTACCTAGATAACACATATGATTTTGTAAattcattagagaaataaaaaaagcatgAAGACTAAGGGATTATTCTATTTGGGCAACTAAGTGGTAGAGAAGatggagcactgggcttggagtcaggaaaacatgagctCAAAAATCAGTCtctctctgggcaagtcacttatgtttgcttctttttccatatctgtaaaatgggactgatgatagcatctacctcccaagtgATGTGATTTAGGAAAACAATTGCTGATTTCAAATGATATGTTTGGGGTTTAGCACCCCAAGTGATGAAATTATAAGCATTAAACATTGGTTCAataatgtgaagaattcacagtggccattctctttgacaaaagatgagttttttttttttttagaagagattacagacaaaatagaTACAGTAGACaccagaaatgataaatatgaggaCTAGAATATTGATGGAATTCGTCCCTCCCTAGAGTAGGCAGGGAAGGGTATGATGGGATCAGTTTTAATTTCATAGTTCCACTCTCTGGAGTTCCAGACAACCCCACCTTGCCATGTCCAGTCAGAAATATGAATTATGTCACACtcttgaggttaaatttccccatAAATCTGTCCATGATTCGTGCCATCTTAGCTGATCCCCTTTTAGGTCAGTCTACCATGACACTGCCTTGTGGTGGTTTTCTCTTTACCCTTCCCTCATGCCACATTCtgtgtctctcccccccccccatgcttaaaaaaaagtttcattgctaactatatgctctcccagtTCTTTCGTATTTTCTATTCCTGatatctattgtatctcttcattttgcctGAGACCTCTTCTCCTAagtaaacctaccttttgccaaagagaatggccattgttaATTCTTCATGTTATTGAACCCCAACATTTAGTGCCTGGGTTCTCATCAGTTGGTGCTAAACCTCAAACACATCGTTTGGAACTAGAAATTGCCCTCTTATACCACATCATAGGGTTATagtgaagatgaaattagatatttgtaaaagtgcttagtctggcacagtgcctggcacatagtaagtaacatgtaaatattagctatcattataataataatatttgttattattacaaaggcagaaataaaaggTATTAATTTTAGTAAACTGGGAAACTGTAGATTTCATATTTTAAGTTAATATCAGGATTGcaaaatttctattattttggccattgctatatattttttttcattctagttTCTGCCCTTCTGTATTGTCTTTCCAGATTTTAGTACTTAAGTACTTTGCTCCTCAGATGTTCAAAAACATTGAATGTCTTCTTAGCTGTTTTTGCTTCTGTTGATCACTATCACcctcatcattattatcattaacaaCAAATGTTTATCAAACCTTTATGCAAAGTGCAATGTGCAAAGTTCTAAAGAtaccaaaacaaagaaacaaatcaatCCGTGGTTCATTCTgagcaatttcattttttatttctgaataatTATTGATAACTTCatgaaaaatatatcttaaatatatcaGTTTGGATTTTCTGATAGTGACTTGGGAGTTCTGTCTTTGGCTTTTCTTGAGTCAGAACAACAGTGCTTTCTAATTTCTTATGGGATTCATGGATTTGGGGATCTGTGCAATATAGGAATAGTAGCTTACCTTTCTGTAGTGATTTGAAGTTTACAAAGTCCTTttttcacaacagccctgtggaTTAAATAACACataaattatctccattttatgtatAAGGAAACCGAGgttcagaaatataaaattactttttcatACTCATAGAGGTAGTAAATGGTAGAACTGGAACTTAAAGCCAAGTCTCTTGGCATTCAAGGTCATATTTTCACAGACTTAAAGAAGCAAAAGATGAAGAGGCATTTGACTTAGAGGATAAGGCACTGGACATGCGAAATGGTAAGAGGTAATATAAAATAGACTTGGGAGAACATAATAGTTCAATCAACACAAAGAAATTATGTTGAGATATTCATCACAAGTTACAAAGATTTGCCTATTTTATGTGAATAGCACTTGGATTCAGGGCAATTAGGCAGGGCAGAGTCAAATGAATAAGCAATTTGCttttaagaaaacaatttttaaagtctCAGGGgagcagaggcaggatttaagaAGTAAGGGGAGGAATAAGGGAGGAGTTGGAGAGGGATCTGGGAGAGATTAAGAAGAGACCAGGTAGAATCCACTTGCTGTCCAGGTCCCATAATTGTCTAATTAAGACTTCAGAAATTGAAGTACTAATAGTGAAAAGCTGAATGAACTCTGGCTTTTCATCATTCTATGCTTAACAGTCTGAGAAACTGACCTGATTATAATTGGTAAAGGAGCTGGTTGGATTTGTTAGTTTAGGGTTCACATCACATAGAGTTAGAAAGTTCTGGGTGGTATTAGACACtttttagttatgtgaccctggacaggtcatgCCATTTTTTTGGTgcatcaattt
The DNA window shown above is from Sminthopsis crassicaudata isolate SCR6 chromosome 2, ASM4859323v1, whole genome shotgun sequence and carries:
- the SLC9A8 gene encoding sodium/hydrogen exchanger 8 isoform X1, which translates into the protein MGEYQLLTIMRKVPENSSLRVLSHEEEVMDLLTDCQLSTSEDENDNNDAYDGKVDGIDDKDGNNEGDNNNESKHQKLLNVICGLGGKKRLTLTERSEANPQVSEFGVSTEGTREKLELTELLAPIKISSSLGTVKKQLKNVKNKNTVELPLSKEKNEQSLREAAYNKISQDMNKWDPIVMKNRRAAQLVFPLEQEQVLDVPIEEVLEGWKVSTPLENKIFSLLHKNKRPVTSAFLTSEEKASLKAMSLEEAKQRRAELQKARALQSYFEAKARREKKVKSKRFHKMLKKKKTKEVLKQFEQLHKISPTVALEKLKKFENARIQERMTLKHQNSGKWAKSKAIMAKYDLGTRKAIQEQLIKNWELTQKLKVPSDSEHNEDDDEEDAGLVPAIVNEVQLSIDGPNPWMQKQHLNDTKNSPTQKKPAANEVAESEEEEATAEGKLLLQEAEERVFWKKVEQESQKQKHTTTMTTAPTKMEKDEEVLVQLRDLSKQLNQKVKKKSRNGIHPVSPPSATHSKPSIQREEQALLNDRPARTLEEDLEVLDTEVGQEQELLKPVMERQHWTHSNQKSPQKMNEVPITGLHTIISMKAHIANSFLSIPTFVEQEDCDEDKTQKQLIKEAFAGDDVITDFQREKREAEKASEPKDIDLSLPGWGQWGGPGLVINARKRRRFLIKAPKASPRKDKYLPNVVITEKRNVHAAAHQVNVLPFPFTHLNEFEQTIKTPVGTTWNTQRAFQKLTAPQVVTKLGHIIEPIKENDVEFSPSHFDLPNL